From the Pyrenophora tritici-repentis strain M4 chromosome 5, whole genome shotgun sequence genome, the window AAGAAGCTCAAGTTGGCCAAACTCAAGAGAAAGGCAAAGGGCAAGACTCAGTACGAATACTCAAGTACCGGCGACATAGCTGGTGTCCTCTTCCTAGAGATTCAAAAGTGTACCGACCTGCCACCAGAGCGCAACGGTGAGTTTTCTCTGGCCGCCCAGCCTGGCGCATGCTCATTCAATTCTAGTCACCCGCACCACATTCGATATGGACCCCTTTGTCGTGACCTCGCTCGGCAAGAAGACGTACCGAACCAGAACAATCAGCCACAACCTGAACCCCGTATTCGACGAGAAGCTCATCTTCCAAGTCCAGCGGCACGAGACCAACTACTCTGTCAATTTCACCGTCATGGACAAGGACAAGTTTTCAGGGAACGACTACGTTGGCACAGTAAACTTCCCGCTCGAAAAGGCTGTTTCCACAGCCCCCCAGGAAGACCCAGAGACTGGCCTCTACAAGCTCCCTGAACCGTCAGACTCTCCTGGCATTTCTCCTTCGGATTCCAACGGCAAAAAATCCCGCTTCCGTCTTCCAATCTCTCGCTCCGGCTCCACTCACAGCCTTTCGCGTCTGTCTCGGCCATCTCTAAAGAAGGAAAGCTCGACTGGTTCGCTGACCGCACAAGACTCGGTTCCCGTTATGGGCACAAGCGCCCCACAGACCACTGCAATCGACTCCAACGGTAATCTCGCAGTTGCTGGCGCGGTCAACATCAACACCGCAGATGATGAGGATTTGAAAATGTACACACTCCCTTTGGAGCTGAAACAGAAAGAGCGTTGGGATAACAAGCACAACCCCACCCTTTACATTCGCGCAAAGTACCTGCCATACAAAGCCCTTCGACAGCAGTTCTGGAGAGCTATGCTTAAGCAATACGATGCCGATGAAAGTGGTCTCCTAGATAAGGTCGAGCTGACTACCATGCTGGATACCCTTGGCTCCACTCTACACGAGTCGACCATAGACAGCTTCTTTGAGCGATTTGCTGACCAACACAATGGGGACCAACTCCTCACCTTTGACGAAGCCGTCATTTGTCTGGAAGATCAGCTCCAGCTCACAGAAGCGAGAGACGCAAAGAGGTCGGGCTACCTCGAGTCAGGCACACAGACTCCCGCGTCGACATCTGGAATGCTTACACCAATCAATAAGAACGGCTCTACTACATCCATCCCCGTCCTAGAGACCAACACGTTGGGCCAGGGGGGTGAAGAAGGCGAGAACATCCAGATTGACGACTTGGCGGATGAAAAGGGCGAGGAGCATGTCATCGAAATTCGTGAATGCCCCATATGTCACCAGCCCAAGTTGAACAAGAGGTCCGATGCCAACATTATCACACACATCGCTACATGCGCAAGTCAAGACTGGCGGCAAGTTAATAACATCGTCATGGCCGGATTTGTCACTTCAAGTCAAGCTCAGCGAAAGTGGTACTCCAAAGTCATCACCAAGATCTCTTATGGTGGCTACAAGCTGGGTGCGAACTCGGCAAACATTCTTGTTCAAGACCGTCTTACTGGGCAGATTAACGAAGAGCGTATGAGCGTATATGTCCGCTTGGGCATTCGCCTGCTCTACAAGGGTCTAAAGGCAAACAACATGGAAAAGAAGCGAAGTAAGTCATCAGTCTCGTTTTCCATATCTGCATACTGACAATTGACAGTCCGAAAGCTGCTCAAGTCTCTCAGCTTCAAGCAGGGACGCAAGTATGATGATCCTGCTTCGGCCTCGGAGATTGTACCATTCATAAACTTCCACCAGCTCGACATGTCCGAGGTACTACTGCCAACAGACCAATTCAAGAACTTTAACGAGTTCTTCTATCGCGCACTGAAGCCAGGTGCTCGTCCATGCTCTGCTCCAGATGACCCAAGAGTTATCGTTTCTCCTTCCGATTGTCGATCTGTTGTGTTCAACACAATCGACTCAGCCCAGGCTATCTGGGTCAAGGGCCGTGACTTTACTGTCGAGCGTCTGCTTGGTGAAGCATACCCTCAAGATGTGAAGCGCTACCAGGGAGGTTCTCTCGGAATCTTCCGATTGGCACCGCAAGACTACCATCGATTCCACATTCCTGTCGATGGTGTCATGGACGAACCGAAGACGATTGAGGGAGAGTACTACACAGTCAACCCAATGGCTATTCGCTCTGCTCTCGACGTATATGGCGAAAACGTTCGTGTCGTGGTTCCTATTGACTCCGTCGCTCATGGCCGCGTCATGGTCATCTGCGTTGGCGCCATGATGGTTGGTAGCACAGTCATTACGCGCAAGAAGGGCGAGCAAGTGAAGCGTGCTGAAGAGTTAGGATACTTCAAGTTTGGTGGAAGTACCTTGCTGCTTCTCTTCGAACCTGGTCAGATGAGATACGACGAGGACCTTGTGGACAACTCAAACTCTGCCCTTGAAACGCTTGTAAGTTCTTGCCCCAACAATGTGTGGTCATCACTAACACTATCAGGTCCGCGTTGGCATGTCAATTGGTCATAGCCCCAACAGACCAGCATATGCCCCTGACATGCGCAAATCCAACCCTACTCTGGAAGAGAAACAGGACGCTAAGCGCCGTATTGAAGGTAGCCTCGCTCCTGAAGGCGTGAAGGGACCCATGCCTGGAGCTGGGATGTAGAATAGATCTGATTGCAGCAAGGATTACGTAAAAGGCGTGGGTAGGCTTGGATATTCATCACTTTTCTGGTGGGTGTACCTGGAGTAAGGTCATGACATGGAAGCATATGTTAGCGGCGTATGTAATCGCTTCACGCTTGTGAGTGTCTGAGCGACTTGACTTTGGCTGGTGAGCATAGATGGATGAAGCATATGTATATAGACAGCGTGTGACGCTCGGCCTGTGCCAAATATCCTTACACCTACTGTCACTGCATGTGCATAAACGCGTTCTGTTCGCGTGGTGAGGGGTGAATTAATGTCACGTGAGTGCGCTAGTCCCAAAATCATTGTTTTGATGATGCTGGCGGCAGTGCACACACCAGCTTCCCTACTTCCGGGTGACAACCATTCCCCTCCACGCCCGGCCCAAGGATATTCACATTACCGCTCAAATCATTACGAACATTTACGGATACGACAAGATTCTCTCCATCCGCCATCGCTCTCATTTGCGCTACCAATCTTCTTGTCGATAGCTCCCCATCTCGCCGTCGCGCCAATGCACGCGCTTGGACCGAACATCAACACACCGAACCTCCCGTGAACGCAACAACTGGACTCATGACTACCATTTTCGCGCGCTCTCCGCTCCAATCGCTTCCTATGGCCACAAACCGACCAACGACGCGACGCAGGAGCGCAAAACAAGCCTTCGAGGACGATGATGCGCCCGCGTTGAAGCGACCGAAAACAGAAGTGAATGGAACAGTTAAGAGGACGGCTGCTGCGACAAAGAAGGCTACCAAAGCTGCTGCATACGACGAGGACGATGATGGCTTCCAATTCTCGCGTCGCACTTCACGAAGGACTACAAAGGCAAATACAGCGCCAGCCCCAGAACCCATACCTGAGGAGAAACCAGCGAAACCCGTACGAGCTCTGGAGACGCAACAGGCCAAAACCACATCGCgacagaagaagaagtcAATTGCTGCGATTGACCCAGAAACTTCAGACTCGAGCAAGCGAAGGAGATCAGCGCGTATCTCTGGCGACAGGGAACAATTGGAAGTGCGTCCAAAGGTCCCGCATCCTCCACCAGCGAAGCCACGCACGAAGAAGGTCGCGCCGGTAGAAAAGGAAAAGAAGAAGCAAACTACACCGGCTCCCGAACCTCAGCCAGAACCAAAGGGCGCGTATGCAGCTGTGCAAACACCAACAACAGGCGCGAGGAAGCGCGACCCGAACGCGCAAAGAATCATGCTCCCTTTTGCCGACACACCTGTCATTACACGGAACAAGGAAATGCGGAAGGGCAACAAGGATGGGCCGAGGAGGAGCAGCAC encodes:
- a CDS encoding Psd, Phosphatidylserine decarboxylase, with the protein product MGEFDVILEDQFQNGLTHQEPQWFPLQSRRSGKKKSIVSGEIQIQFSLIDPLNLTATPEQTLQKFFAIATQTPNPDDDDDELLMQSNSNPTDAEDESSSDEAQDESKKAEKREKRRKKLKLAKLKRKAKGKTQYEYSSTGDIAGVLFLEIQKCTDLPPERNVTRTTFDMDPFVVTSLGKKTYRTRTISHNLNPVFDEKLIFQVQRHETNYSVNFTVMDKDKFSGNDYVGTVNFPLEKAVSTAPQEDPETGLYKLPEPSDSPGISPSDSNGKKSRFRLPISRSGSTHSLSRLSRPSLKKESSTGSLTAQDSVPVMGTSAPQTTAIDSNGNLAVAGAVNINTADDEDLKMYTLPLELKQKERWDNKHNPTLYIRAKYLPYKALRQQFWRAMLKQYDADESGLLDKVELTTMLDTLGSTLHESTIDSFFERFADQHNGDQLLTFDEAVICLEDQLQLTEARDAKRSGYLESGTQTPASTSGMLTPINKNGSTTSIPVLETNTLGQGGEEGENIQIDDLADEKGEEHVIEIRECPICHQPKLNKRSDANIITHIATCASQDWRQVNNIVMAGFVTSSQAQRKWYSKVITKISYGGYKLGANSANILVQDRLTGQINEERMSVYVRLGIRLLYKGLKANNMEKKRIRKLLKSLSFKQGRKYDDPASASEIVPFINFHQLDMSEVLLPTDQFKNFNEFFYRALKPGARPCSAPDDPRVIVSPSDCRSVVFNTIDSAQAIWVKGRDFTVERLLGEAYPQDVKRYQGGSLGIFRLAPQDYHRFHIPVDGVMDEPKTIEGEYYTVNPMAIRSALDVYGENVRVVVPIDSVAHGRVMVICVGAMMVGSTVITRKKGEQVKRAEELGYFKFGGSTLLLLFEPGQMRYDEDLVDNSNSALETLVRVGMSIGHSPNRPAYAPDMRKSNPTLEEKQDAKRRIEGSLAPEGVKGPMPGAGM